In the Fusobacterium simiae genome, TAAAAGTTCCATTACCATTTTTATCAAGAGTTAATAAATTACCTCCATCATCTGTTAATTTTAAGCTATTTAAGTAAACAGGAAACAAAGTTTTTAGTCTATTAGATATTTTTATTTCATCTTCTGTTAAATTTCCTTGAACAGTTGAGTGAGTTAAAGTTCTATCATTATACTCTTCAGCAGTAGTATTTCTAGTGAATTCCATTCTCGAATAAGAGTTAACTCCATTATACATCCATTCATAAGCAGAGTCTGCATTTTCTAAATTTGTGATAGGGCAATAAGCAGATACTGCAAAAATATCATCTCTAGTATCAGCTGCTCCAATTTCTTTTAAATAGGGTAAATAATCCTCTGAATTACCTGTTGCACCTAAAAGAGCAGATAAAGCACCTCCTGCACTTGTTCCATTTGAAATTATTTTATTAGCATCTCCTGGCATAATTTCATCATTAAGATATAAATATCTAACAGCTGCTTTAAGGTCAACTATTGCAGCAGGAGCTTTTCCTGTATAATTACCTTTATTATCTGTTAGAGTTCTACCTCTGGCACCAGGAGCAGCAACTACATAGCCTTTTGATAAGGCATAGGTAAGAGAATTAGCCTTTCCATCTCTACTAAGTCCAACTGTATCAGCTTTTCCTGGCATATATCCTCCAACAGTATTAGGGAAAAATATAGGGGCATTGTTACTATTATAATTTCCAATAGACAGATTATTAAAATATTCTTCTGGAATATAGATATTCATATTTTGATATTCTTTATCCACAGGATTTTTTACATAAACAATATTTTCATAGGCACGATATTTTATTTTTTGTCCATTAATTTCTGTTTCTTTTGAAACATACTTATTTGGATTAAATTTTATATCATATTCATTTTTAACAGTTTTTTGGGCTGCAAACAATACAGAACTAAATAGACTAAATAATATTAAAAATTTTAATTTCCCCATACAACCTCCATTGATTTTTAAATTTTTTAATAATTAAATTAAAATATTGTATCATAAAAATTTAAAATTTTATTTTTTACACTCTAATATTAACAGGCATAATTAAATAAATATAATTTTCATTTCCTTCTTCCGTAATCTTTAGCATAGAGCTAGAATTAGTGGCTTCAACAATAATATTTTTATCAACATTATCTATAAATTCTTTAATATATTTACAATTCATTCCTAATTTTAAATCTTCACCAGTTTTTATCATATTAACCTTTTGATTAATTTTAGCATTAGCAGAAACTCCACTTATTACAAGTTGATTTCCTTTAAAGTTAAATGTAGCAACATTTTTAGAATCATTACTATTTTTAGTTACAGATATAACTTTTTTAAGTGAAGAATTCAAATCTTCTTTGTTAAATTCAAATCTTTTATCATGGCTTGAATTATTTATAAGAGGCCTAAAATCTGGGAAAGCTAATGATAATAATTTACAACTGAAATAAGCATCTTTCCAAGTTAAAATCAATCTATCATCACTTGTTGCAAGAGAAAATTCTTCATCTAAATCTTTAAATATTTTATAGATAACAGCTATACTGTCTCCTGGAACTAAAATATCTCTATTTATTGTATTATTAAGAGCTTTCTTCATATATATAAGTCTATATGAATCTGTTGAAACAAGCTCTAAGACATTATCTTGGAATATCATTTTTATAGAATTAAATAAAGTATCTGCATTACCAGATGAATTAGTAAGGAATTTTACTTTTTCAAGTAACATAGTAAATTTTACAGTATTTTCAGTTGCAACAACTATTGGTATAATTTCAGTAAGTTCTGGATAAGTATTATCATCTAATATTGAAAATTCAGCATTATTTACAATTAGATAACCATCTTTCTTCTCAAAGTTAATATTTTCTTCTTCTACTAACTTAATATATTCTAAAAGTAAGGCAGGTTTTATTAAAACTTGTCCTTCGCTTTCAATTTCACAGTTTGCATATCTTATTAATTCAATTTCAGTATTAGCACCTTTAAATACTACTTGATTATTCTTAGCTTGGATAAATAGCCCTGCTAAACTTGGTTTAACAGGATTATCTTTTAAAATATTTGTGTATTCTCCTATTATTCCTATTGCACTTTCTTTATTTATAGAAAATTTCATTAAAATTCACTCCTTTAATTTGCTATTAAAATTTCTTGCCAATATTTATTTTGTATATTTAATTTATCTCCAATATCTGTTAAAAGTTGTGCGTCTTTTGTTTTTTCAACATCATATAAAGGTTTTTTAGTTATAAGCTCATCAGCTCCTTTATTTATACTAGGAATTTCAATTGTATCTGAAATTTTAGCATATACATCTGGTCTATGAATATAGTTTATAAACTTCATAGCATTTTCAAAATGTTTAGAATCTTTTAAAACTACAAATGAATCTATTGAAGAATATCCTTGGTCACCAGGAGGAATAATAAAGTCAACATTTGCTCTATCTTCTTCTGAAAGCTCTCTATAAATATTATCTGGATAACCTTGTACAACCCAAAAATCTCCATTAGCAAAACCTTTACCATAAGATTCAGCATCAAATTTTGCAATATTTTTCTTCCAATTTAAAATAGTTGACTTTGCTTTTTCCATAGCTTCTGTTGAGTCAGCATCTTGTTTATAACCATTTAAAGCTAAGGCAGGAACAAATACTTCTCTCATATCATCTAAAAGTGTCATTCTTCCAGCCAAATCTGTTCTATTATAAATTGTATAGTCTCTTGGATAATCCTTTACAAATTTTTTATTTACTGCTATACAAGTAATTCCTCTCATATAAGGAACTCCATAATCATTTTCTGGGTCAAATTTTCTTAACTGAGCCATATAAGTATCATCAATATTTTCAGTATTTTCTAACTGAGATTTATCAAGTTTAGCAAGCATACCTTCTTTCATCATTATTTCATAATAGTCACTAGATGGCATAATAATATCATAACCTTCTCCACCAGCTTTAATTTTTGTATACATTTCTTCATTAGAAGAATAAATATCTTCAACGACTTTTATTCCGGTTTCATTTTCAAAATCTTCATATACAAATTGTGGAATATAATCTGCCCAACTGTATACATATAAAGTATCCTCATCACTATTTCCACAGGAAACTAGCATTATTGTGGCTAAAAATAATAAAAATATTTTTTTCATCTAAACCTCCCAATTTAATTTTTTACACTATTTTTATTATACCTTATTTATGGATATTTTAATAGAAATTATTATTATTTATTATCAATATTAAGATTATTTCTCATATATAAATCAAGTTTATTATAAGGAATTTCAATTCCATTTTTATCAAAATAATTTTTAACATTAATATTACAATCTAACATTGTATCAATATAGTCTTCTTTTTTAACCCATGCTCTAAACACATAATCAAGTGAACTGGCATTTTGTTTGCTAAGACTTATAGTAATAGGTTTACTAGGGTCATTTTTTATAATTCTTGGTTCATTCTCAATTACTTGATTTAAGACAGAAATAACCTTATCTATTGGAACATCATAAGAAGCGGAATAAATTAAATCAAGCCTCCTATATGGATTTCTTGAATAGTTAATAATAGAAGCATTAGCTATTTGACTATTTGGTATAACAATTATAGGTCCATTAGGTTGTTGTATTGTTGTATATAGAATATGTATACTTTGTACAGTCCCTTCTATACTTTTATCTATACTTGAAATAAAATCCCCTTTAGATATTTGTTTAAAAAATAAAATCAAAATTCCACTTGCAAGATTTGTTAAACTTCCCTGTAATGCTAAACCAACCGCAACTCCAGCAGTACCTAAAATTGTTACAAGTGAAGTGGCTCTTATTCCAATAATTCCAATTAATATAAAAGCTAGAATAATATACATAACTGTTTTTATTAAAGACTTTAAAAAAGATATAAGTAAAGGATCATTATTTTTTAATGTCAGTGCTTTATCTAAACTTTTAAGTAAAAATCTTGTTATTTTAGGCCATATGAAACATATCACTAAAAAGACTATTATTTTTCCAGCAAGTATTGGTAAGTAATGCTCTAAATTAAGCAATAGGTTTTCCAATATTTTTTCATAAAAAGTTTTATTCATTTATTACCTCACAAAAATTATTCTTTTACTTTATAAAGTATATTATTTTTTTATAAAAATCACAAGAAAAATTATTAAAACAAAAAAAGATTATTACACAATAACATTAAATAATGAAAATAAAAATTAGTGAGTTACATTCCAAATTTTAAGATAAAAATTAAATAGAATGAGCCGAGCAAATTTCGGTATGTTTGAAGCCAACTTGTTGGCAAGTTTACCGAATTTGCAGCGAATTCTTAATTTTTATCTGTTAAAAAATTTGGCTAGTAATGAACTATTTTTATTACATTTTCATGTAATAACCTTTTAATTTTTCTTATAATGTTCCAAATTTTTCTAGTGCTTTTTTTCTAAGCTCTTCTCTAAAATTTGGATGAGCAATTTCAATTAAAAGTTTTGCTCTTTCTCTTAAAGTTTTTCCTCTTAAATGAGCAATGCCATATTCAGTAACAATATAATCTACATCATTTCTTGAAGTGGTAACTGGAACACCTTCATCAAAAGTAAATACTATTCTTGAAATAGTTCCTTTGGCAGTAGTTGATGGAAGAGCAATTATTGATTTTCCTCCTTTTGACATAGTTGCTCCTCTTACAAAATCAACTTGCCCACCAGCTCCACTAAATTGTTTTGAATTTACATATTCTGCATTAACTTGTCCCATTAAATCAATTTGAATAGCTGAGTTGATAGAAACCATATTATCATTTTGAGCAATAATAATAGGATTATTTACATAATCAACAGGATGTAATTCAATGGCAGGGTTATTGTTTGCATAATCATATAATTTTTTACTTCCCATTAAAAATGTTGCTATTGACTTGTTAGGATTTAAATTTTTCTTTTTATTTGTAATTACTCCTAAATTAATTAAATCTACAATGCCATCAGAAATCATTTCTGAGTGTATACCTAAATCTTTTTTATCTTTTAAGAAATTTAAAACTGCTACTGGAATTGCACCAATTCCAAGCTGTAAAGTATCTCCATCTTTAATTAAACTTGCACAAAATTCTCCAATCTTTTTTTCAACTTCTCCAACAACTGGAGGTTGTACTTCTGGAATAGGAGTATCTTCTTCAATAATATAATCAATATCATCTATATGTATAAAACAATTTCCAAAAGTTCTTGGAACAAACTTATTTATCTGTGCAATAACAATTTTTGCATTTTCAGTAGCTGATTTAGTATAATCACAAGAAAGACCATAGCTACAATATCCATGTTCATCTGGGGAAGAGACTTGTAGTAACATAGCATCAAGTGCTAACTCTCCATCTTTTTCAAACAATTTTGCAGTTTCAAAAAAGAATGTTGGAGTATAATCTCCATATGAACTATTTGCTGCTTCTCTAGTTTTTGGCCCTATAAATAAAGCATTGTGTCTAAAATATTCTGAATTTTCTTCCCTTGCATACTCGCTTTTTCCTAATGATAATAAGTGAGCGATTTCTAATTTTTTAAATAATTTTTTATTTCTAAGTAGTGCTTCTGTTAAAACAGTTGATTCTGAACAAATATGCCCAAAAGAAATTCTTTTAGCATTTTTTATTTTTTGAATTGCTTCATCAGGAGTACAGACTTTTGCCTTGTAACTTTCTCTCCAATTTTTCATATATACCTCTTTAAAACTTTTAATTCATTAAATATTATCTAACCTAATATTTAATTTATATTATTGTTTTAGATTATATAGACTTATTTTTTAAAAGTCAATAAACTTATTTATGCATATAATACTGATGTTATGCTACTTTAAAATATTTTTATATAAAAAGTCTTGATATTAAATGATAATTATGATAAATTAATCTTTAATAAGGCAGGTGATAAAAATGAAAAAGAATGAATATTTTAAAGAAATTGAAAAAATTTATAAAGAAATGGCTCCTCACTTCAAAGAAAGGTTAAAAGAATTTAAAAATATATGGGAAAGTGGTTCAAATAAAGATATTCACTTAGAACTATCTTTTTGTATTTTAACTCCTCAATCTAAAGCATTAAATGCTTGGCAAGCTATAACAAATTTGAAAAAAGATGATTTAATTTATAAGGGAAAAGCAGAAGAATTTGTTGAATTTTTAAATATTGTTAGATTTAAAAATAATAAAGCTAAATATCTTGTTGAATTAAGAGAACAGATGACAAAGAATGGGAAACTTATAACTAAAGATTTTTTTAAATCACTTCCAACTGTTTCTGAAAAAAGAGATTGGATAGTAAAAAATATTAAAGGAATGTCTTATAAAGAAGCTAGCCACTTTTTAAGAAATGTAGGTTTTGGAGAAAATATTGCTATACTTGATAGACATATATTGAAAAATTTAATTAAATTAGAAGTTATAGATGAATTGCCAAAGACTTTAACTCCTAAATTATATTTAGAAATAGAAGAAAAAATGAGAAATTATTGTGAATTTGTAAAAATTCCTATGGATGAAATGGATTTATTACTTTGGTATAAAGAAGCAGGAGTAATATTTAAATAAAAAAATTGTATTTACTTAGTGTTATAGAGGATTTGGATAACTTATAGAAAAAAATCTTTAAAAAATAATTTATAATTTTGAAATACTTCTGAATATATGATATCATAAAAGGATAATCATAAAATGGAGATGAAGTTATGGAAAATTTTTTATTAGCATTCAATGTTGTATTTCCAATTTTTCTTACAATGATGTTAGGGGTAATTTTAAACAAATTTAAAATGGTAGATGAGCACTCTTTAAATATTATAAATTCGTTAATTTTCAGAGTATTTATGTCTACATTACTTTTTCTAAATATATATAATATTGGAGATTTATCGGCTCTTTCTACTGATAATTTTAAACTTTTGGCTTACGCTTTTATAATTATTCTTATTGTTCTTTTCATTGCTTGGCTATTTTATATGCCAAAAGTTAAAGACAAAAAGAAATTATCTGTTTTAATTCAAGGAGTATATAGAGGAAATTTTGTCTTATTTGGTCTAGCCATTGTAGATAGTATTTATGGAAAGGAAGGATTAGCAACAGTTTCTCTTTTAACTATTGTTGTTATTCCAACATTTAATGTTTTAGCTGTTATAATATTAGAATATTATTCAGGTAGAGAAATTAATAAATTAAAATTAATAAAACAAGTTTTTAAAAATCCTTTAATAATAGCAGCATTATCTTCTATATTTCTTTTAGTATTCAAAATAAAAATTCCAAAACCAATATATAAGACATTAGAAGACATTTCAAAAATTACTACACCTTTAGCTTTTATTGTATTAGGAGCTGAATTAAAATTTGGAAATATGTTAAAAAATATAAAATACTTAGTTTCCATAAATATATTAAGACTTATTGGAAACCCTTTAATAACCATAGGAATTGGTAAAATACTAGGTTTTCAAGGAATAGAATTAGTTGCTTTACTTTCAATGAGTGCCTGTCCAACAGCAGTTTCTTCATATACTATGGCAAAAGAAATGAATGCTGATGGAGATTTAGCGGGAGAAATTGTTGCAACAACAAGTTTGCTTTCAATATTTACAATTTTTATTTGGGTACTTATACTGAAGAATTTAAGGTGGATATAAGATTGTAGAGAAGAAGAGCTATTAAATTATAATAACTCTTCTTTCTACAAATTATGTTAAGGAGTTGTTATTAATGCTATCATCTATATTTCTTTAATTTTAATGAAGGTATCCACCATTTTAATTTCCAAGCTATTAGCCACATAAAGATGACGATTCCTAATATTACCCATGTTACTATATGTCCACCTATAATTGGAAAAACACTCATAACTATTGGAGGAATAACTTGCAAACCTATGATTAAAGGTCTATTAAATAAATCTGATATTCCAGAATCTTCTATTCCTCTTGATTTTAAATCAGGGTCAACAATTCTTTGAAGTAAAACTCCTGTTGCAGCTACTCCAGTAGCATGCCCCCAGCACATCATATTACGTTCAAACCAATCTCTTGGTGAAGATTTTCCACCTACATATATAAACCATAACCATGTAACAATAAACCCTATTGTACAAACTATTAATAGAGGCCCAGCATAATCTAAAACTACTGATAAATTTAATGAGCCTATTCCTGATACCATAAGAAAATCTGTTGCTACTCCTTGTATACGACTTATAGAAAATCTATCAACATATTTTGCTGTTTTTGTTTTATTTAAAAT is a window encoding:
- a CDS encoding subtype B tannase is translated as MGKLKFLILFSLFSSVLFAAQKTVKNEYDIKFNPNKYVSKETEINGQKIKYRAYENIVYVKNPVDKEYQNMNIYIPEEYFNNLSIGNYNSNNAPIFFPNTVGGYMPGKADTVGLSRDGKANSLTYALSKGYVVAAPGARGRTLTDNKGNYTGKAPAAIVDLKAAVRYLYLNDEIMPGDANKIISNGTSAGGALSALLGATGNSEDYLPYLKEIGAADTRDDIFAVSAYCPITNLENADSAYEWMYNGVNSYSRMEFTRNTTAEEYNDRTLTHSTVQGNLTEDEIKISNRLKTLFPVYLNSLKLTDDGGNLLTLDKNGNGTFKTYLAIIIRNSANKALREGKDISQFKKAFTIENNKVVAVNLDIYTHIGDRMKSPPAFDSIDSSSGENSLFGDEKSNSKHFTKFSFDIANKDAIEYFRTGKFNDKNNKIVVPKLADKNIIKMMNPMNYIDNNTSTKYWRIRHGAIDKDTSLAIPTILALKLKNSGKIVDFFAPWGQGHGGDYDLEELFNWIDNVVKK
- the dnaN gene encoding DNA polymerase III subunit beta, whose protein sequence is MKFSINKESAIGIIGEYTNILKDNPVKPSLAGLFIQAKNNQVVFKGANTEIELIRYANCEIESEGQVLIKPALLLEYIKLVEEENINFEKKDGYLIVNNAEFSILDDNTYPELTEIIPIVVATENTVKFTMLLEKVKFLTNSSGNADTLFNSIKMIFQDNVLELVSTDSYRLIYMKKALNNTINRDILVPGDSIAVIYKIFKDLDEEFSLATSDDRLILTWKDAYFSCKLLSLAFPDFRPLINNSSHDKRFEFNKEDLNSSLKKVISVTKNSNDSKNVATFNFKGNQLVISGVSANAKINQKVNMIKTGEDLKLGMNCKYIKEFIDNVDKNIIVEATNSSSMLKITEEGNENYIYLIMPVNIRV
- a CDS encoding extracellular solute-binding protein; amino-acid sequence: MKKIFLLFLATIMLVSCGNSDEDTLYVYSWADYIPQFVYEDFENETGIKVVEDIYSSNEEMYTKIKAGGEGYDIIMPSSDYYEIMMKEGMLAKLDKSQLENTENIDDTYMAQLRKFDPENDYGVPYMRGITCIAVNKKFVKDYPRDYTIYNRTDLAGRMTLLDDMREVFVPALALNGYKQDADSTEAMEKAKSTILNWKKNIAKFDAESYGKGFANGDFWVVQGYPDNIYRELSEEDRANVDFIIPPGDQGYSSIDSFVVLKDSKHFENAMKFINYIHRPDVYAKISDTIEIPSINKGADELITKKPLYDVEKTKDAQLLTDIGDKLNIQNKYWQEILIAN
- a CDS encoding mechanosensitive ion channel family protein, with the protein product MNKTFYEKILENLLLNLEHYLPILAGKIIVFLVICFIWPKITRFLLKSLDKALTLKNNDPLLISFLKSLIKTVMYIILAFILIGIIGIRATSLVTILGTAGVAVGLALQGSLTNLASGILILFFKQISKGDFISSIDKSIEGTVQSIHILYTTIQQPNGPIIVIPNSQIANASIINYSRNPYRRLDLIYSASYDVPIDKVISVLNQVIENEPRIIKNDPSKPITISLSKQNASSLDYVFRAWVKKEDYIDTMLDCNINVKNYFDKNGIEIPYNKLDLYMRNNLNIDNK
- a CDS encoding acetyl-CoA hydrolase/transferase family protein; translated protein: MKNWRESYKAKVCTPDEAIQKIKNAKRISFGHICSESTVLTEALLRNKKLFKKLEIAHLLSLGKSEYAREENSEYFRHNALFIGPKTREAANSSYGDYTPTFFFETAKLFEKDGELALDAMLLQVSSPDEHGYCSYGLSCDYTKSATENAKIVIAQINKFVPRTFGNCFIHIDDIDYIIEEDTPIPEVQPPVVGEVEKKIGEFCASLIKDGDTLQLGIGAIPVAVLNFLKDKKDLGIHSEMISDGIVDLINLGVITNKKKNLNPNKSIATFLMGSKKLYDYANNNPAIELHPVDYVNNPIIIAQNDNMVSINSAIQIDLMGQVNAEYVNSKQFSGAGGQVDFVRGATMSKGGKSIIALPSTTAKGTISRIVFTFDEGVPVTTSRNDVDYIVTEYGIAHLRGKTLRERAKLLIEIAHPNFREELRKKALEKFGTL
- a CDS encoding N-glycosylase/DNA lyase gives rise to the protein MKKNEYFKEIEKIYKEMAPHFKERLKEFKNIWESGSNKDIHLELSFCILTPQSKALNAWQAITNLKKDDLIYKGKAEEFVEFLNIVRFKNNKAKYLVELREQMTKNGKLITKDFFKSLPTVSEKRDWIVKNIKGMSYKEASHFLRNVGFGENIAILDRHILKNLIKLEVIDELPKTLTPKLYLEIEEKMRNYCEFVKIPMDEMDLLLWYKEAGVIFK
- a CDS encoding AEC family transporter, producing the protein MENFLLAFNVVFPIFLTMMLGVILNKFKMVDEHSLNIINSLIFRVFMSTLLFLNIYNIGDLSALSTDNFKLLAYAFIIILIVLFIAWLFYMPKVKDKKKLSVLIQGVYRGNFVLFGLAIVDSIYGKEGLATVSLLTIVVIPTFNVLAVIILEYYSGREINKLKLIKQVFKNPLIIAALSSIFLLVFKIKIPKPIYKTLEDISKITTPLAFIVLGAELKFGNMLKNIKYLVSINILRLIGNPLITIGIGKILGFQGIELVALLSMSACPTAVSSYTMAKEMNADGDLAGEIVATTSLLSIFTIFIWVLILKNLRWI